A region of Sugiyamaella lignohabitans strain CBS 10342 chromosome A, complete sequence DNA encodes the following proteins:
- the UPC2 gene encoding Upc2p (Sterol regulatory element binding protein; induces transcription of sterol biosynthetic genes and of DAN/TIR gene products; relocates from intracellular membranes to perinuclear foci on sterol depletion; UPC2 has a paralog, ECM22, that arose from the whole genome duplication; GO_component: GO:0005737 - cytoplasm [Evidence IDA] [PMID 11914276]; GO_component: GO:0016020 - membrane [Evidence IDA] [PMID 18675371]; GO_component: GO:0005634 - nucleus [Evidence IEA,IEA,IEA]; GO_component: GO:0005634 - nucleus [Evidence IC] [PMID 11533229]; GO_component: GO:0048471 - perinuclear region of cytoplasm [Evidence IDA] [PMID 18675371]; GO_function: GO:0003677 - DNA binding [Evidence IEA]; GO_function: GO:0000978 - RNA polymerase II core promoter proximal region sequence-specific DNA binding [Evidence IDA] [PMID 11533229]; GO_function: GO:0001077 - RNA polymerase II core promoter proximal region sequence-specific DNA binding transcription factor activity involved in positive regulation of transcription [Evidence IDA] [PMID 11533229]; GO_function: GO:0001077 - RNA polymerase II core promoter proximal region sequence-specific DNA binding transcription factor activity involved in positive regulation of transcription [Evidence IMP] [PMID 16055745]; GO_function: GO:0046872 - metal ion binding [Evidence IEA]; GO_function: GO:0000981 - sequence-specific DNA binding RNA polymerase II transcription factor activity [Evidence IEA]; GO_function: GO:0008270 - zinc ion binding [Evidence IEA]; GO_process: GO:0071456 - cellular response to hypoxia [Evidence IMP] [PMID 19807692]; GO_process: GO:0035961 - positive regulation of ergosterol biosynthetic process by positive regulation of transcription from RNA polymerase II promoter [Evidence IMP] [PMID 11533229]; GO_process: GO:0035961 - positive regulation of ergosterol biosynthetic process by positive regulation of transcription from RNA polymerase II promoter [Evidence IMP] [PMID 16055745]; GO_process: GO:0035969 - positive regulation of sterol import by positive regulation of transcription from RNA polymerase II promoter [Evidence IMP] [PMID 12077145]; GO_process: GO:0045944 - positive regulation of transcription from RNA polymerase II promoter [Evidence IMP] [PMID 11238402]; GO_process: GO:0006355 - regulation of transcription, DNA-templated [Evidence IEA,IEA]; GO_process: GO:0006366 - transcription from RNA polymerase II promoter [Evidence IEA]; GO_process: GO:0006351 - transcription, DNA-templated [Evidence IEA]), with translation MSGPKASKKIKIETTTASSDEDDSGKRKLDHNRLSVPAATAADSTSTSNSSRRLSGNNNSVISPGGFSDSDGGGANSVIGRRKRDSGSDLGIENPTSVGADAEADTEAGAKADARDDSREEVRRAGFSAVNGATSASASSAGPSFTGNATADTPSSGRPVKRRPHSKSRRGCSNCKKRRVKCDETHPRCKNCDHLGLECSFTTDQVAKVSYSNGPLNMVDLKLFYNYTTVVWKTITSAGISNEEVWGEDVPALAFEYPFLMRCLLTFSATHLSRTHKGMYDDAVTVHRGEALRLLREEVQQVTPQNVDPLVAASVLLILDALANAALPDEMSPSSLPPSAWLHHVRGAATILLAVGPLPPESRFFRLVNVDLSDLADTKGGLAGISQLIANSGLGGLGGLAGLGLGGLRGLEASLLEEGINVVSAAGSMGNMNNINNINGINALAGLNGLNLSNLGDLAGLGNLVGSNSPFGGSAAAASATAGETPVTGSLNSESGNSNSTSPALSALSGGTSVTSPNAAATQLLLQQGGLPVVAGALSGMSGLACFDDDLKDLYPVHTSSPYFQTLVYIDKLFHQRYKSDFILRVFSFPALLDRNLLELLGKGDDGAKRIIRVYYKLVRSFTSEMKEKVWFLEGVSKVLPIDLDSDFGGLGFITSALPVSVTLETMLRPFEETDVGTIVSGQRSSNTPTPSSLLPPPPANYDKSPGDHSQQSPPSDSNNRDNDELMS, from the coding sequence ATGTCAGGTCCCAAAGCTAGcaagaaaatcaagatTGAGACCACCACTGCGTCGtcagatgaagacgacAGTGGTAAGCGGAAACTGGATCACAATCGCCTGTcagttcctgctgctactgctgcagACTCAACGTCCACTAGCAACAGCTCGAGGAGATTGTCtggtaataataacagTGTGATCTCACCTGGCGGGTTTTCAGATTctgatggtggtggagctAACTCGGTAATTGGACGACGAAAAAGAGACAGCGGCAGTGATCTAGGAATTGAGAATCCAACAAgtgttggtgctgatgctgaagcaGATACTGAGGCCGGTGCCAAAGCTGATGCTAGAGATGATTCTAGAGAAGAGGTTAGACGAGCAGGGTTTTCGGCAGTCAATGGTGCTACAAGTGCTAGCGCCAGTTCGGCAGGACCAAGTTTCACTGGAAATGCCACTGCAGATACTCCTTCGTCAGGTAGACCCGTGAAAAGAAGACCACATagcaaatcaagaagaggatgtagcaattgcaaaaaaagaagagtcAAGTGTGATGAGACGCACCCGAGATGTAAAAACTGCGATCACTTAGGTCTTGAATGTTCATTCACCACAGATCAAGTAGCCAAAGTGTCGTATTCCAACGGACCGCTTAATATGGTAGACCTGAAACTGTTTTACAACTATACAACAGTTGTATGGAAAACAATAACGTCAGCGGGAATATCAAACGAAGAAGTGTGGGGTGAAGACGTTCCAGCACTAGCATTTGAATATCCATTCTTGATGAGGTGTCTACTAACATTCTCAGCAACCCATTTATCACGAACTCATAAAGGCATGTATGACGATGCAGTCACTGTACATAGAGGAGAGGCCCTACGATTATTAAGGGAAGAAGTTCAACAGGTGACGCCCCAGAATGTCGACCCTTTAGTGGCAGCGTCTGTTCTGCTTATATTAGACGCCCTGGCCAATGCCGCATTACCAGACGAAATGTCTCCCAGCAGTCTACCTCCATCTGCTTGGTTACATCATGTTCGTGGAGCAGCCACTATTTTATTGGCAGTAGGACCACTTCCACCAGAAAGTCGATTTTTCCGGCTCGTGAATGTGGATTTAAGCGACCTAGCAGATACGAAAGGCGGGCTGGCGGGTATTTCCCAGCTGATTGCCAATAGTGGACTTGGTGGATTAGGTGGTTTGGCTGGTTTGGGACTTGGTGGGCTGAGAGGTTTGGAAGCCAGTCTGTTAGAAGAAGGAATAAATGTTGTCAGTGCCGCTGGTAGCATGGGTAACATGAACAACATCAATAACATCAACGGGATCAATGCACTGGCTGGGTTGAATGGTCTGAATTTGAGTAACTTGGGTGATCTGGCTGGACTTGGCAATCTTGTTGGAAGCAATTCTCCATTTGGTGgaagtgctgctgctgcttctgctactgctggaGAGACTCCAGTCACTGGCAGTCTGAACTCAGAGAGTGGTAATAGCAATAGCACGAGTCCTGCTCTGAGTGCACTTTCTGGAGGAACAAGTGTTACATCACCCAATGCCGCCGCAACTCAGCTTCTGCTCCAGCAAGGAGGTCTTCCGGTGGTAGCTGGTGCATTGTCTGGAATGTCTGGTTTGGCATGTTTTGACGACGACCTGAAAGATCTGTACCCTGTTCACACAAGCTCACCGTACTTTCAAACACTGGTGTATATCGATAAACTGTTCCATCAGCGATATAAGTCTGATTTCATTCTACGAGTATTCTCGTTCCCAGCACTGCTAGATCGCAATCTGCTCGAGCTGCTGGGTAAAGGTGACGACGGCGCCAAACGCATCATCCGTGTGTACTACAAACTAGTGAGATCGTTCACGTCCGAGATGAAGGAAAAGGTATGGTTTCTAGAAGGTGTATCTAAGGTGCTACCTATCGACCTCGACTCTGACTTTGGCGGACTGGGATTCATCACCTCGGCACTTCCAGTGTCAGTCACTCTCGAAACCATGCTGCGACCGTTCGAGGAGACCGATGTCGGCACTATAGTGAGCGGTCAGCGTTCTTCAAACACACCCACACCGTCATCGCTCCTTCCACCGCCACCAGCCAACTACGACAAATCACCTGGCGACCACAGTCAGCAGTCGCCACCATCGGACTCCAACAACAGGGATAACGACGAGCTCATGAGCTGA